The genomic stretch CCGTCAGGTGAGCCGCGGCGATCAAGACGCCTTCGCGGTTGAAAGTCATCGCCGAGCGAACGCAGCCATGGAGCAAGGGCTGTTCGACGCCGAGATTGTGCCGGTGATCATGCCGGGCCGAAAGGGAGAGACTCGCATCTCGCGTGATGAGGGCCCGCGGACCGATTCGACGATCGAGGGCCTCGCCAAGCTCCGCCCCGCGTTTCAGCCGGACGGGACGGTAACTGCGGGAAATGCCTCACAACTGAGCGACGGCGCGGCGGCGGTGGTCGTCGGCGACGAACGGGCGGCGCGAGAGAGCACGTCTCCGCTGATCGCGCGAATCGTCGCCACGGCAACTGCCGGCGTGCCGCCGAAGGAGATCTTCATTGCCCCCGTCGCCGCGATCGAGCGCGTTTTGGAAAAGTCCAAGCTCAGACTTGCGGACATCGATCTGGTCGAACTGAACGAGGCTTTCGCCGCCCAATGTCTCGCGTGCATGCGGCCGCTCGGTTTGGATTCGGCGAAGACCAATGTCAGCGGCGGGGCGATCGCGCTCGGGCATCCGATCGGGGCGAGCGGGGCGCGAGTGCTCGTGACGCTGCTCTACGGCTTACAGCGCCTAGGGCTGAAACGCGGCCTAGCCGCCCTCTGCCTCGGCGGCGGCAATGCCGTGGCGATGATCGTCGAGCGCGAGTGACAAGTGTACTCCTCACGCTCCGCGTGAGCAAATGTCATCACGCGGAGCGTGATGACTACACGGGTCGCGTTGCCGGTCTTCCCGATGGGCAGCAGTCATCCGGGCAAAAATCGTGGCTCGGCCCGAGCGTGCCCAAGGCCGGCCGTTCGACGTTCCCATCAATTCGTTCAACGATCAACTCCCGGATCATCTGGACGAACCGCGGATGGGTGCCGACCGTCGCTGCACGCACCATATTGATCCCCAATTCGTCGCAGATCGCGTGAGCTTCCATATCGAGGTCGTAAATCACTTCCACGTGGTCCGAAATGAAGCCGATCGGCACGATGACCACGTCGCTCGCCCCGGCCATCTTAGAGCCTAGCCGAGAACCGCCGGGGACTGTCCCCTTTTGTGGAGCGGGCACCATCGCCAGATGGTCGGGAACCAAAGGGGACTGTCCCCCTCTCCGCAGGCGGTTCTCGGATTGGCTCTTGGAGGACCGTAGCCAATCGCGGATGTCCGGCTCGAGCCACGGCTGGCTCGGCGGCCCGCTGCGGCTTTGGTAAACCAGTTCCCACTCGCGCCCGACAGTTTCCGCGACGAGCCGGCAAGCCTCACGAAGCTGCGGCTCGTAGCGGCAGCCCTGGGCCATCGCAAGCGGGATGCTATGTGCCGTGAAGGCCAGCCGCACGCCAGCGCTGCGTTCGGTGGGAATCCGCTCGATCGCCTCGCGAGTGCGGTCGATCATTGGCTCGATAAACCCCGGATGATTGAAGAATGTTCGCAGCTTGTCGATCCGCGGCGCGGCAGGCCCGACCTCAGCCCGAGCCTGCTCGATGTTCTCAAGATACTGCCGGCAGCCGGAATACGAGCTATAGGCGGATGTGAAAAACGCCAGTGCCCGGCGAACGCCATCCGCCGCCATCTGCCCCAGCGTATCCGGCAAGAGCGGATGCCAATTGCGATTGCCCCAATAGATCGGCAGCCGCGGTCCATGGGAATCAAGCTCATCGCGAAGCGCGGCGATCAGCGCGCGATTCTGCGCATTGAGCGGACTTACGCCGCCGAACCGCCGATAATGCTCCGCGACCTCGAGCATCCTCTCGCGGGGCACATTCTTCCCGCGTAGGACGTTCTCCAGAAACGGCGCCACGTCCGCCATCCCCTCGGGCCCGCCGAAGGAAACCACCAGCAGCGCGTCATATTTATGAGTGCTCATTCGCCGCGGTCGCTTTTCCAGCCGGTTCCGGCGCCGCGTAGCCGTATCGTTGCAAATAGTCGCCGCAGCGGGCGCGAATCTTGGCGGCCAAGCGCTCTTCCAGCTCGTATTTATTGGTCCGATAGTTCTTCACGCCTTCAAGATACTTCGCCACCGCGGGCCGTGCCGTCTCGAAGTCGCCCAAATTCAGCCGTCGATAGATCTCGTCAAGCCGCGGCAGGGGTTCGGCCACCAGGTCTTCGTAACGCAGCTCAACGAAATTCGCCTCGGGAATCAATCCCCGCTCTTGCTCGAACCGGCCATACATCAGCTCGAACATGTCGAAAACGCGGTCTTCGAGAGATTGCTCGCCGCGGATTTGGAGCGACACTGCATCGGTCATCCGCGCCCAGGTGCGGATCGATGAAGGAATCACCACTCGCGGATCGCGCACGATGTGTACGAAGCGGGCGTCGGGATACAACTCGAGGATCGTCTTCACTCGCGCCGTGTGCGGCGGCGATTTGACGACAATCCGCGCGGAAGTGTCTTTCAAATTGAGCCGCCGCATGAACCAGTCCATTCCGCATAGCCAGCGCTTCCGCTCCTCGGCGGAAATGCCCTGAAGCGTGAGAAACTCCGTGTGAACGCCCCGATTGGGAAATGCCCATTCGAGATACGGCGAACCGACCCCTAGATTCATGAGCGCGAATTCATCTTCCTGAGGCCGCTCGAAGCCGAAGGCCATGTCGTCCATCGGCCGTGTCTTGGGAAGCAGCCAGCCAAGCCAGCGGGTAATGAAGCCCGCGGAAAGGAGGAAGTGCCGCGGGGCCATGCAATCGTAAGTGGTCGGATAAATGAATCGCCTGTCTTGCACGAGCAGCTCGTGCAACAGCGTCGTGCCGGTCCGCCAATGCCCGATCACGAAGAGCGGCGGATTCCCGAGCGGCGTTCGCCGCGCGCGGCCCCCATAGATCGCCTCGCTGATCCAAGCCAGCACGAGATTGATCCACGTGACGAGCGAAATGGCGATCGCCATCGGGATCCGCGTCGGAGAGACGGCGAAGCGATTGGCCGCCAGCAGCCGGAACCACACGCCCGGCGTCATGCCGTGCCAAGGTCGCGGCGTTCGCATCGGCAGCGTCGTTCGCTTTTCTTTCGCCATGTCGCTAGCTCATTGCCCAGTTTAGGGTTGGACGATGCACCGGCGGAGCCGCATTAATGCCCGCAGCATCTTCAGCCGGCTCAACACGCCC from Pirellulales bacterium encodes the following:
- a CDS encoding acetyl-CoA C-acetyltransferase, yielding MNHAYLLACCRTPIGKFLGALAALPAPELGAAAIRDAVRRAGVPADAIEEVIMGCVLAAGVGQAPARQVALKAGLPPTVAALTINKVCGSGLKAVMLADQAIRSGDSRLIVAGGMESMSRAPFLLTGAREGWKFGPQKVLDSMLHDGLWCAFEDVAMGAEADYIASSRQVSRGDQDAFAVESHRRANAAMEQGLFDAEIVPVIMPGRKGETRISRDEGPRTDSTIEGLAKLRPAFQPDGTVTAGNASQLSDGAAAVVVGDERAARESTSPLIARIVATATAGVPPKEIFIAPVAAIERVLEKSKLRLADIDLVELNEAFAAQCLACMRPLGLDSAKTNVSGGAIALGHPIGASGARVLVTLLYGLQRLGLKRGLAALCLGGGNAVAMIVERE
- a CDS encoding ferrochelatase: MSTHKYDALLVVSFGGPEGMADVAPFLENVLRGKNVPRERMLEVAEHYRRFGGVSPLNAQNRALIAALRDELDSHGPRLPIYWGNRNWHPLLPDTLGQMAADGVRRALAFFTSAYSSYSGCRQYLENIEQARAEVGPAAPRIDKLRTFFNHPGFIEPMIDRTREAIERIPTERSAGVRLAFTAHSIPLAMAQGCRYEPQLREACRLVAETVGREWELVYQSRSGPPSQPWLEPDIRDWLRSSKSQSENRLRRGGQSPLVPDHLAMVPAPQKGTVPGGSRLGSKMAGASDVVIVPIGFISDHVEVIYDLDMEAHAICDELGINMVRAATVGTHPRFVQMIRELIVERIDGNVERPALGTLGPSHDFCPDDCCPSGRPATRPV
- a CDS encoding sulfotransferase, which gives rise to MAKEKRTTLPMRTPRPWHGMTPGVWFRLLAANRFAVSPTRIPMAIAISLVTWINLVLAWISEAIYGGRARRTPLGNPPLFVIGHWRTGTTLLHELLVQDRRFIYPTTYDCMAPRHFLLSAGFITRWLGWLLPKTRPMDDMAFGFERPQEDEFALMNLGVGSPYLEWAFPNRGVHTEFLTLQGISAEERKRWLCGMDWFMRRLNLKDTSARIVVKSPPHTARVKTILELYPDARFVHIVRDPRVVIPSSIRTWARMTDAVSLQIRGEQSLEDRVFDMFELMYGRFEQERGLIPEANFVELRYEDLVAEPLPRLDEIYRRLNLGDFETARPAVAKYLEGVKNYRTNKYELEERLAAKIRARCGDYLQRYGYAAPEPAGKATAANEHS